A window from Telopea speciosissima isolate NSW1024214 ecotype Mountain lineage chromosome 8, Tspe_v1, whole genome shotgun sequence encodes these proteins:
- the LOC122672797 gene encoding cytochrome P450 90A1 isoform X2 produces the protein MDVLVVYLLCSFFLYLIFLIIFPRSSRFNFRKLGLPPGNLGLPFVGESLQLISAYKTGNPEPFIDDRVNRYGSLFTTHVFGEPTVFSADPETNRFVLQNEGKLFESSYPSSISNLLGRHSLLLMKGGLHKRMHSLTMSFANSTIIRDILLDDIDRLVRLNLNSWTDHVFLQDEAKKITFEVTMKQLMSFDPGEWTEKLRKEYLLLIDGFFSLPLPFFFTTYGKAIRARKKVAEALRAMVRERRKESKKKKDMLEALLGDGEGGFSDEEIVDFLLALLVAGYDTTSTIMTLAVKFLTETPLALAQLKEEHEEIRAKKQSSSAALEWSDYKSMPFTQCVINETLRVANIISGVFRRTTADVNLKGYTIPKGWKVFASFRAVHLDQIHYKEARTFNPWRWQQSNSGSMGGGSTGTGNVFTPFGGGPRLCPGYELARVEISIFLHHLITGFTWVPAEEDKLVFFPTTRTLKHFPIKVQRKHRLA, from the exons atggaTGTTCTTGTGGTCTATTTgctctgttctttctttctgtaTCTGATCTTTCTCATCATCTTCCCTCGTTCTTCCCGATTCAACTTCAGGAAACTCGGTCTTCCACCAGGAAACTTAGGCCTTCCCTTTGTGGGTGAGTCTCTGCAACTCATCTCAGCTTACAAAACAGGAAACCCAGAACCCTTCATCGACGACAGAGTAAATCGTTATGGTTCCCTGTTCACAACCCATGTATTCGGTGAACCCACCGTTTTCTCAGCTGACCCAGAAACAAATCGGTTCGTGTTGCAGAACGAAGGAAAACTATTCGAGAGCAGTTACCCATCTTCGATCTCGAATCTGTTAGGAAGACATTCTCTGTTACTCATGAAAGGTGGGCTTCACAAACGTATGCATTCACTCACTATGAGCTTCGCTAATTCCACAATCATCAGAGACATTCTTCTTGACGATATCGACCGGTTGGTTCGGCTCAATCTCAATTCCTGGACCGACCATGTATTCCTTCAAGATGAAGCCAAGAAG ATAACATTTGAAGTGACAATGAAGCAGTTGATGAGTTTTGATCCAGGGGAGTGGACAGAGAAGCTAAGGAAAGAGTATTTGCTTCTTATTGATgggttcttctctcttcctctacCTTTCTTCTTCACCACCTATGGGAAAGCTATAAGG GCAAGGAAGAAGGTAGCAGAGGCACTAAGAGCTATGGTgagggagaggagaaaagaaagt aagaagaagaaagatatgtTAGAAGCTTTATTAGGTGATGGAGAAGGAGGGTTTTCTGATGAGGAGATTGTGGATTTCTTGCTGGCTTTGCTGGTGGCTGGATATGATACTACCTCCACCATTATGACTCTTGCCGTCAAGTTTCTCACTGAGACTCCTCTTGCTTTGGCACAGCTCaag GAAGAACATGAGGAGATCAGAGCAAAGAAGCAGAGCTCGTCGGCTGCACTAGAGTGGAGCGACTACAAATCCATGCCTTTCACTCAATGC GTGATTAATGAGACATTAAGGGTAGCCAACATCATTAGTGGGGTATTTAGGCGAACAACAGCTGACGTCAATCTCAAAG GCTACACCATTCCTAAGGGTTGGAAGGTCTTTGCATCTTTTCGAGCTGTCCACCTTGATCAGATCCATTACAAAGAAGCTCGCACTTTTAACCCCTGGAGATGGCAGCAG AGCAATTCGGGTTCTATGGGAGGAGGAAGCACAGGAACAGGGAATGTGTTCACACCATTCGGAGGAGGTCCACGCCTCTGCCCAGGTTATGAACTAGCCAGAGTTGAAATCTCAATATTCCTTCATCACTTAATCACTGGCTTCACATGGGTTCCAGCTGAAGAGGACAAGTTGGTGTTTTTccccaccaccaggactctcaAGCATTTTCCTATTAAGGTCCAACGCAAACATAGATTGGCTTGA
- the LOC122672797 gene encoding cytochrome P450 90A1 isoform X1: protein MDVLVVYLLCSFFLYLIFLIIFPRSSRFNFRKLGLPPGNLGLPFVGESLQLISAYKTGNPEPFIDDRVNRYGSLFTTHVFGEPTVFSADPETNRFVLQNEGKLFESSYPSSISNLLGRHSLLLMKGGLHKRMHSLTMSFANSTIIRDILLDDIDRLVRLNLNSWTDHVFLQDEAKKITFEVTMKQLMSFDPGEWTEKLRKEYLLLIDGFFSLPLPFFFTTYGKAIRARKKVAEALRAMVRERRKESEGEGESNNNKEKKKKDMLEALLGDGEGGFSDEEIVDFLLALLVAGYDTTSTIMTLAVKFLTETPLALAQLKEEHEEIRAKKQSSSAALEWSDYKSMPFTQCVINETLRVANIISGVFRRTTADVNLKGYTIPKGWKVFASFRAVHLDQIHYKEARTFNPWRWQQSNSGSMGGGSTGTGNVFTPFGGGPRLCPGYELARVEISIFLHHLITGFTWVPAEEDKLVFFPTTRTLKHFPIKVQRKHRLA from the exons atggaTGTTCTTGTGGTCTATTTgctctgttctttctttctgtaTCTGATCTTTCTCATCATCTTCCCTCGTTCTTCCCGATTCAACTTCAGGAAACTCGGTCTTCCACCAGGAAACTTAGGCCTTCCCTTTGTGGGTGAGTCTCTGCAACTCATCTCAGCTTACAAAACAGGAAACCCAGAACCCTTCATCGACGACAGAGTAAATCGTTATGGTTCCCTGTTCACAACCCATGTATTCGGTGAACCCACCGTTTTCTCAGCTGACCCAGAAACAAATCGGTTCGTGTTGCAGAACGAAGGAAAACTATTCGAGAGCAGTTACCCATCTTCGATCTCGAATCTGTTAGGAAGACATTCTCTGTTACTCATGAAAGGTGGGCTTCACAAACGTATGCATTCACTCACTATGAGCTTCGCTAATTCCACAATCATCAGAGACATTCTTCTTGACGATATCGACCGGTTGGTTCGGCTCAATCTCAATTCCTGGACCGACCATGTATTCCTTCAAGATGAAGCCAAGAAG ATAACATTTGAAGTGACAATGAAGCAGTTGATGAGTTTTGATCCAGGGGAGTGGACAGAGAAGCTAAGGAAAGAGTATTTGCTTCTTATTGATgggttcttctctcttcctctacCTTTCTTCTTCACCACCTATGGGAAAGCTATAAGG GCAAGGAAGAAGGTAGCAGAGGCACTAAGAGCTATGGTgagggagaggagaaaagaaagtgaaggagaaggagagagcaataataataaggagaagaagaagaaagatatgtTAGAAGCTTTATTAGGTGATGGAGAAGGAGGGTTTTCTGATGAGGAGATTGTGGATTTCTTGCTGGCTTTGCTGGTGGCTGGATATGATACTACCTCCACCATTATGACTCTTGCCGTCAAGTTTCTCACTGAGACTCCTCTTGCTTTGGCACAGCTCaag GAAGAACATGAGGAGATCAGAGCAAAGAAGCAGAGCTCGTCGGCTGCACTAGAGTGGAGCGACTACAAATCCATGCCTTTCACTCAATGC GTGATTAATGAGACATTAAGGGTAGCCAACATCATTAGTGGGGTATTTAGGCGAACAACAGCTGACGTCAATCTCAAAG GCTACACCATTCCTAAGGGTTGGAAGGTCTTTGCATCTTTTCGAGCTGTCCACCTTGATCAGATCCATTACAAAGAAGCTCGCACTTTTAACCCCTGGAGATGGCAGCAG AGCAATTCGGGTTCTATGGGAGGAGGAAGCACAGGAACAGGGAATGTGTTCACACCATTCGGAGGAGGTCCACGCCTCTGCCCAGGTTATGAACTAGCCAGAGTTGAAATCTCAATATTCCTTCATCACTTAATCACTGGCTTCACATGGGTTCCAGCTGAAGAGGACAAGTTGGTGTTTTTccccaccaccaggactctcaAGCATTTTCCTATTAAGGTCCAACGCAAACATAGATTGGCTTGA
- the LOC122672848 gene encoding E3 ubiquitin-protein ligase AIRP2, with protein MRKSFKDSLKALEADIQHANTLASDYPMEYDGACLQMRLSYSPAAHFFLFLVQWTDCHLAGALGLLRILIYKAYTDGKTTMYIHERKASIKEFYAVIFPSVLQLQRGITDVDDRKQRELCSAKYRKKYEMDKGKMSEVDIEREEECGICMEMSSKVVLPNCNHSLCMKCYRDWRTRSQSCPFCRDSLKRVNSCDLWIYTDSCEVADLSAICRENLKRLFIYIDKLPVVVPDPVFASYHSHVR; from the exons ATGCGAAAGTCGTTTAAGGATTCCCTAAAAGCACTTGAAGCGGATATTCAGCATGCGAATACTCT GGCTTCGGATTACCCGATGGAATATGATGGGGCATGCCTTCAAATGAGGTTATCTTATAGCCCAGCTGctcacttttttctttttttagttcagtGGACTGATTGTCACCTTGCTGGTGCCCTTGGATTGCTTAGAATTCTTATCTATAAG GCTTATACTGATGGCAAAACCACTATGTATATTCATGAAAGGAAAGCCAGCATTAAAGAATTTTATG CTGTAATATTTCCCTCTGTATTGCAACTTCAAAGGGGAATCACTGATGTGGACGATCGGAAACAGAGAGAACTCTGTTCCGCAAAATACAGGAAGAAGTATGAGATGGACAAAGGTAAAATGTCCGAGGTTGatatagagagagaggaggagtgTGGTATTTGCATGGAGATGAGCAGTAAGGTTGTCTTGCCCAATTGCAACCACTCGTTGTGCATGAAATGTTATCGGGATTG GCGAACACGATCTCAGTCGTGTCCCTTCTGTCGAGATAGCCTCAAAAGAGTGAACTCTTGTGACCTTTGGATCTACACTGACAGCTGTGAGGTTGCCGACCTGTCTGCTATTTGTAGGGAGAACTTAAAGAGATTGTTCATATACATAGATAAACTACCTGTAGTTGTTCCTGATCCTGTTTTTGCCTCCTACCATTCTCATGTTAGGTAA